The DNA sequence GGCAGGCGGAAGCGGGATCAGCTGGATGATCGGTAGGGCGATGGTGGCGACGAGAAGGATGAGGACCGGCCGGATCCCACCCAGCGCCGGTCGCGGCCCGGCAAATATGGCGACGGCGATGACCATCCAGGCCCCAGCCCGTACGATCACCTGCCCAGTCGCGTCCCCACGCGAGGCCCCGCCGGCGAGCCACAAAAGGCCGAGCAAAACCGCCAGCAGCGTGAGCGGCAAGCTGAAGCGGTGGTCGGGGCTTCGAATTGGACGTGCGTTACGCATCGGCGCTCATTAGTAGATTGCCGATGCGCGGGAACGCGGCGCGAGCGATAGCTTGCTGATATTGCGCAGAATTGCCGCAATGGCGTTCGCTTGCCCCGTCAGCAAATCAAACCACACGCACCGGATAAAAAAACGGCAGCCTCTCGGCTGCCGTTTCGAAACCTTGCGCAAAACCGCTTACGGGCTGTCGGGCGAATCGTCATCGTCCACAAGGACGATGATGCCGCCGATAACCGCCACAACAGCGATCAGGGGGATCAGAAAGCCGCCGGCAGCTTCGCTCGAGCGACCCGCATCGGTCGACGCGCGGACGTTCGAAAGCGACAGCTTCGAAGCCGCCGACGAGGCAATCGCCGGAGACACCGCAAGCGAGCAGGCCGCAATGGCCGTCATCATCTTCGCCAACCGCATCTATATACTCCCTTTTTTCTTTACGACGGTTCAAGTGCAGACGCCTATTGGCATAGCCGAACAAAGCCTGCAACCCAAAACCTGCAGCGCACAACAAACCAAATCTGAGCGTTGCATAGGCACAACACCGATTCGGACCACAGGTTCCACCGCCAATATAGGGGCGGGCAGGCGCACGGCAAGAAGGTCAGCGCAAGGCGCGCGGGCCGTTCGTCTGCAATATCCAACGCTCTGCGCCTTCGAACCCCATCGCGGTCAGCCGGCCGCTTGCATAGGCGCCGGTGTCGATACCGATGCGCCACGGCCCCTGCTCCACTTCGTCGGCAATGGTATGGCCGTGAATCACGATCTTCTCGAACGGGCCGCCGCTGTTCAGGAATTCCTCGCGGATCCAGCGCAGCGTTTCGGGCTTCTGTGCATCCAGCGGCACGCCGGGCCGAATCCCCGCATGAACGAACGCGTAGTCGCCGATCACGACGACATCCTCGAACGAGGACAGGAAATCCAGATGCGCCCGCGGAACCCGCTCGCGCAACAGGGCGAGCAGCTCGGGATAGTCGCACTTATTATACTCCGCTTCGCCCACCCCGTAGCTCAGGATCGTTTCCTTGCCCCCGATCCGCAGGAAGAAAGGCAATGCTTTGCTTTCACCAGCGATCGACCTGAGAAACACCTCCTCATGATTGCCCAGGAGAAAGCGAACCTTTTCGGCTCCCGCGCCGATCTCCAGCAGGCGCTGCACGACCCCCGCCGAGTCCGGGCCCCGGTCGATCAGGTCGCCGAGGAAGATCACGGTCGTGTCGGCAGGGCCGCGCGAGGCATTGTCGACTTCCATTCGGCGAAGTAGATCGTCGAGCAGGTCGAGCCGGCCGTGAATATCCCCCACGGCATATACGCGCGCGCCTGCAGGCACAGATCCGGTCGGCTGCGGTGGGGCGGCGCCTTTCCGGGCGAACGCTGAAAGAAGGTTGCGAAGCATGATGGTACCGTCGGTGGCGCGTCCATAGCGCCGCCCCGCTTTCGCACGCAACCATCATCGTTCATAGGGCGAGGCATGAAGGAACGGATCGAGTCCTGGCCAGGCGGCATCGCTTTCGCTCTTGCCGCCTGGGCATTCGCCTTCCCGACCTCGGCTCTTCAGGCGCAGGATCGCGATGCTTTCGAAGCCATGCGCTCGGCCGATATGCGCCTGGCCGCCATCGGCTATCGGCTGAGCCGTGCGGCCGCGCCCATGTGCGACCGGCTCGAGCCGGCGACGGGCCTCCAGTTGCATACGCTTGCACAATATGCCCCGGGCTCGCGCGAGGCGATCCGCACCCATTTCAGAATGTCAGGCGTCGTCGCGGCCGAAGGCGTCATCGCGGGAAGCCCGGCTGATCGAGCCGGCATCCGGCCCGACGATGTCATCGTGCGCATCGGCGCGATCGCCCCCCCCTCTGTATCTCCACCGGACGCATCGACCGCCGTACTCGAGTCGCTCTATGCGCAGCTTTCGGCATTGCCGCCACAGAGCGGTATCGAGGTGATCGTCCAGCGCGATGGCCGCGAACGCAGCTTTCAAGTACAACCCGAGCCGGCCTGCCGGACTCGATATGAGTTGCGTATCGCTGACACATTCGATGCGCGGGCCAATGGCGAACTAGTTCAGCTGACGTCAAAATATCTCCAGACCGGGGATCCCGAACTGCTGCCTGCCGTGGTCGCGCACGAGCTGGCACATAATATCCTGCGGCACCGTGAGCGACTCGATGCCGCGGGCGCGGAATTTGGCCTCGCCTCGGGCTTCGGGCGCAATGTCGGCCTCTTCCGCCAGACCGAGATCGAGGCGGACCTCCTCTCGGTCCATATCCTTGCGCGCGCTGGCTATCCCCTGTCGATCGCCGGACGCTTCTGGCGGGAGATCGGACCGCAGCTGCTGCGCGGCAGGATTCGCAGCCGCTCACATCCGCCGCTCGAGGATCGTGTTGCGACCGTGGAAGCGGAAGCCGCCAAGCTCGCGGCAGCCGGCCCCTCCGCTTCGCTCCCGGCCTTTTTCGCGGGACGCCACGCGCCGTTGGACGGGAACTGGCAGCCTTTGTTGGTGCGCGCGCGATAGACCACTATCCCCCGCTACATTGCCCGCCTGACAATCGTCGGATGAGCAGTATCGCCAGTACGACGGCTCTCGACTGCCGCATTCAACCGTCGTAGCGCAGCGCCATGCTCTTCTACGCCGCAATTAAGGACGCTATCGCTGATGATACCGGTCTTGGAAACACGATCCTCCATATCCATGCGGGTATGCTGATCCTGCTAGTCGCCCGCCTGATCTCGGGCCGCTCACTTCCCACGTTTGTGCCATTCGCCGCGGTGCTCGCGCTCGAACTGGCGAACGAAGGGATCGACCGGGTCAACCACGGAACGTGGCGATGGGTCGATACAACCGGCGACATGGTGAGTACATTGTTCTGGCCGTTCGTCTTGAGCCTCGCCACTCGCCTCCGGCCGATCCGCGAAAGCGCCAGCCCGCCCGAAGCGGGAAATAGAGATTAGGTCAACGGTCTAGCGAACGATCCTCTGCGCGGGCCATCTCGTCCACAGGCGTGCCTTTCTGGTCTGGCGAGGATTGATCACGCTCCGCATCTTTCTGCTCGGCGCACTCAGCAACCTCGAAAGGGACATATTCCCAGCCATCGAACATCATGGGAATCGCCGGTCGATTGTCAGCCGGCGTGAGCTCGCCCGCATAGCGCTGCATGAGTCGCTCCATTTGATGACGCGCTTTCATACCGCCGATGTGCGGCAAAGTTAAGCTGACAGAAACGGTCTTTTCAACGGTATGACGAGGCGAACGAGCTCACGATAGCCAGTAGCGGATGATCGCGGCGACCAGTCCCAGAATGGCGACGCTGGCGGCCCAGATCGCGGCCATCCACGCCAGCCGCTTCCATAGCGGACCGGGTGCCTCGTCCGTACTCAATGATAGCCCTCCGCGCCGACCTTGCCGCGAAACACCCAATAGGACCAGGCGGTGTAGGCGAGGATGATCGGGATCAGCAGCCCCGCCCCGATCAGCATGAAGCCCTGGCTCGCCGCGGGCGCGGCGGCGTCGAGGATGGTGACGCTGCGCGGGATGACATAGGGCCACATGCTGATCCCGAGGCCGATGAAGCCCATCAGGAACAGCCCGAGCGCGAGGAAGAAGGGCCGCACCTCGCGCTTCTTCTTGAGCGAGCGATGGAAGGCGAAGGCGGTGATCGCGGTGAGCAGCGGCACCTGCGCGGTCGCCAGCACCTGCGGGAAGTCGAGCCAGCGTTGGTAATAGCCGTGTGACAGGAAGAGCGTCGCGATGCTGACCGCGATAATCGCCGCCAGGGTTGCGAGGCCGAACCAGCCGGCGAGACGATAGGCATGTTCCTGGCCGCGCCCGTCGGTCTTCCAGATCAGCCAGGTCGCGCCGAGCAGCGCGTAGCCCGCAACCACACTGATCCCCGTAAGCAAGGTGAACGGGGTCAGCCAGTCGAGCCAGCCGCCGCCATAGGCGCGGTCGGCGACCGTGATTCCCTGCAGCAGCGCGCCGAGGATGATCCCCTGGCTCAGCGCCGCGACGAACGAGCCCGCGGTGAAGCTCAGGTCCCACCATCGGCGATGCCCCGGATCGCGCCAGCGGAACTCGAAGGCGACGCCGCGGAAGACGAGCGCCAGCAGCATCGCGATGATCGGCGGATAGAGCGCGGGCAGCACGATCGCATAGGCCAGCGGAAAGGCCGCCATCAGCCCCCCGCCGCCGAGCACCAGCCACGTCTCGTTGCCGTCCCACACCGGCGCGATCGAGTTCATCGCCTTGTCGCGCTCCTCCCCCACCTCGAAGGCCGGGAAGAGGATGCCGATGCCGAGATCGAACCCGTCCATCACCACATAGGCGAAGACTGCGAAGGCGATCAGGAACGCCCAGACCATCGCGAGGATGGGATCAACGGCCATCGGGCAGCTCCCCCTGCTCCTTGAGTTCTTTTTGGGCAGGCCCCGGCACGATCCCCGCGGTGCGGATCGGCGCGTCATCGGTGATCTCGGGCTCGTGCGGCTGCGCACCCTTGGCCATCAGCTTGAGGATATACCAGGTGCCGAAGCCGAACACCGCGAAATAGACCACCACGAACGCAACCAGCGAGGCGCCGACCGCGGGCGCGGCCAGCGGCGAGGCGCTGTCAGCGGTGCGCAGCAGGTTATAGACGGTGAAGGGTTGGCGCCCGACCTCGGTCGTCACCCAGCCGGCGATCACCGCGACGAAGCCCGAGGGACCCATCAGGATCGCTGCGCGATGCAGCAGCGGCCATTCGTAGAGCTTGCCCCGCCAGCGCGCGATGAGGCTCCACAGGCCGAGCCCGAGCATCAGCAGGCCGATGCCGACCATGATGCGGAACGACCAGAAGACGATCCATACCGGCGGCTCGTCCGCGTCGGGGATCGTGTCGAGCCCGGCGAGCGGCGCGTTCGGATCATGCTTGAGGATCAGCGACCCCGCCTTGGGGATCTCGATCGCATAGTCGACGCGCTTTTCCTTGCTGTTGGGGATACCGAACAGGATCAGCGGCGCGCCCTCGGGATGGCTGTGATAATGCCCCTCCATCGCCATCACCTTCTGCGGCTGATGCTCGAGGGTGTTGAGGCCGTGCTGGTCGCCGGCGAAGATCTGCACCGGGGCGACCAGCGCCGCCATCCACATCGCCATGCTGAACATTTTCCGCGCATGCGGATCGGTCTTGTCGCGGAGCAGGTGCCAGGCGCCGACCGCGCCGACCACCAGCGCGGTGGTGAGATAGGCGGCGGTCACCGTGTGAACCAGGCGGTAGGGGAAGCTCGGGTTGAACACGATGTCCCACCACGGCGCGGCGGGGACGAACTGCCCGGCTTCGTTGACCGCATAGCCGACCGGGGTCTGCATCCAGCTGTTGACGCTGAGGATCCAGAAGGCCGAGATGAAGGTGCCGACCGCGACCATGCAGGTGGCGGCGAAGTGCAGCTTGCGCCCCACCTTGCTCATCCCGAACAGCATCACGCCGAGGAAGCCCGCCTCGAGGAAGAAGGCGGTGAGCACCTCATAGGCCATCAGCGGCCCGATCACCGGCCCCGCCTTGTCCGAGAACACCGCCCAGTTGGTGCCGAACTGGTAGGACATGACGATGCCCGAAACCACGCCCATCGCGAAGGTTACGGCGAAGATCTTGATCCAGTATTTGAAGAGGTCGAGATAGAGCTGCTTGCCGGTGCGCAGCCACAGCCCCTCCAGCACCATCAGATAGCTGGCCAGCCCGATCGAGAAGGCTGGGAAGATGAAATGGAAGCTGACCGTGAACGCGAACTGGATTCGCGCCAGGATGATCGGGTCGAATGCGTCGAACACGTTGCCCTCCGCCCGGGGCTAGTGCGCCTTCTTTTTCGACATCGCAAGTACGTGAAGCGCAACCGCGCTTGCACGCAATTCCCGGAAGGAAGCTTGTTTTGAGAAGGCCGCACCAGCCCGCTCCCCCACCCGGCCACCCAGCGGTAGCATCATATGGGGGCCGGGTGGGGGAGCGGGCTGGTGCGGCGAATGCGCCGCTAAGGCGCATTCCAAACAGGTTCTAAATCAGCGGCCCTGCGGGGGCCCGGCGCCCGGGGGCGGGCCCCCGGGCATGCCGCCGCCCATCTGCTGCTGTTGCTGCATCATCTGCATGAACTGCGCCTGCGGCATGAACTCGAACAGCTCGACCTCGAACACCAGCAGCGAGTTGGCGGGGATTACTTCCTTGCCAGCCTGATCCTTGCGCGCCTCGGCGCCATAGCCCAGCTCGGGCTTGATCCAGATGCGGTACTTGCCGCCCTTCTTCATCAGCTTGAGCGCTTCGGTGAAGCCGGGAATCATCCCGGTGACGGGCAGCGGGGTCGGCTGCTGGCTGGCGTCGAACTGAGTGCCGTCGCGCAGCGTGCCCTTGTACATGGCGAGCGTGATGTCACCATCGGTTGGGCTGGCGCCAGTGCCTTGCTTGAGCACTTCATACTGCAGGCCCGAGGCGGTCTCGATCACGCCCGACTGTCGCTTGTTCGCGGCCAGGAACTTGTCGTTGGGCAGCGAGGCGCGGACGGCCTCGGTCGAGGTGCCGACCCAGGCCAGCGCCGCCGCGGCGGCGACCGCCACGGCGATGCCGATCCACAGCCAGACGAGATAGCTGCGCTTGGTCGGCGCAATCGGCACGGCGGTGACGGTCGACATGGCTCAGCTATCCCGGGTAGCCGCGCGGAGTAGGCGGCGGAAAGTCACAAAAGTCACGCCACCCACGCGCGAGCGCAGATGGCGCCACAGGCCTTAACGGGCGCCGTCGCGCCCGCCAAACTCACCGCGC is a window from the Sphingomonas sp. BT-65 genome containing:
- a CDS encoding metallophosphoesterase, encoding MLRNLLSAFARKGAAPPQPTGSVPAGARVYAVGDIHGRLDLLDDLLRRMEVDNASRGPADTTVIFLGDLIDRGPDSAGVVQRLLEIGAGAEKVRFLLGNHEEVFLRSIAGESKALPFFLRIGGKETILSYGVGEAEYNKCDYPELLALLRERVPRAHLDFLSSFEDVVVIGDYAFVHAGIRPGVPLDAQKPETLRWIREEFLNSGGPFEKIVIHGHTIADEVEQGPWRIGIDTGAYASGRLTAMGFEGAERWILQTNGPRALR
- a CDS encoding M48 family metallopeptidase; this encodes MKERIESWPGGIAFALAAWAFAFPTSALQAQDRDAFEAMRSADMRLAAIGYRLSRAAAPMCDRLEPATGLQLHTLAQYAPGSREAIRTHFRMSGVVAAEGVIAGSPADRAGIRPDDVIVRIGAIAPPSVSPPDASTAVLESLYAQLSALPPQSGIEVIVQRDGRERSFQVQPEPACRTRYELRIADTFDARANGELVQLTSKYLQTGDPELLPAVVAHELAHNILRHRERLDAAGAEFGLASGFGRNVGLFRQTEIEADLLSVHILARAGYPLSIAGRFWREIGPQLLRGRIRSRSHPPLEDRVATVEAEAAKLAAAGPSASLPAFFAGRHAPLDGNWQPLLVRAR
- a CDS encoding DUF2474 domain-containing protein, with the protein product MSTDEAPGPLWKRLAWMAAIWAASVAILGLVAAIIRYWLS
- the cydB gene encoding cytochrome d ubiquinol oxidase subunit II — encoded protein: MAVDPILAMVWAFLIAFAVFAYVVMDGFDLGIGILFPAFEVGEERDKAMNSIAPVWDGNETWLVLGGGGLMAAFPLAYAIVLPALYPPIIAMLLALVFRGVAFEFRWRDPGHRRWWDLSFTAGSFVAALSQGIILGALLQGITVADRAYGGGWLDWLTPFTLLTGISVVAGYALLGATWLIWKTDGRGQEHAYRLAGWFGLATLAAIIAVSIATLFLSHGYYQRWLDFPQVLATAQVPLLTAITAFAFHRSLKKKREVRPFFLALGLFLMGFIGLGISMWPYVIPRSVTILDAAAPAASQGFMLIGAGLLIPIILAYTAWSYWVFRGKVGAEGYH
- a CDS encoding cytochrome ubiquinol oxidase subunit I, yielding MFDAFDPIILARIQFAFTVSFHFIFPAFSIGLASYLMVLEGLWLRTGKQLYLDLFKYWIKIFAVTFAMGVVSGIVMSYQFGTNWAVFSDKAGPVIGPLMAYEVLTAFFLEAGFLGVMLFGMSKVGRKLHFAATCMVAVGTFISAFWILSVNSWMQTPVGYAVNEAGQFVPAAPWWDIVFNPSFPYRLVHTVTAAYLTTALVVGAVGAWHLLRDKTDPHARKMFSMAMWMAALVAPVQIFAGDQHGLNTLEHQPQKVMAMEGHYHSHPEGAPLILFGIPNSKEKRVDYAIEIPKAGSLILKHDPNAPLAGLDTIPDADEPPVWIVFWSFRIMVGIGLLMLGLGLWSLIARWRGKLYEWPLLHRAAILMGPSGFVAVIAGWVTTEVGRQPFTVYNLLRTADSASPLAAPAVGASLVAFVVVYFAVFGFGTWYILKLMAKGAQPHEPEITDDAPIRTAGIVPGPAQKELKEQGELPDGR
- a CDS encoding FKBP-type peptidyl-prolyl cis-trans isomerase, with product MSTVTAVPIAPTKRSYLVWLWIGIAVAVAAAAALAWVGTSTEAVRASLPNDKFLAANKRQSGVIETASGLQYEVLKQGTGASPTDGDITLAMYKGTLRDGTQFDASQQPTPLPVTGMIPGFTEALKLMKKGGKYRIWIKPELGYGAEARKDQAGKEVIPANSLLVFEVELFEFMPQAQFMQMMQQQQQMGGGMPGGPPPGAGPPQGR